The Brassica oleracea var. oleracea cultivar TO1000 unplaced genomic scaffold, BOL UnpScaffold01051, whole genome shotgun sequence sequence GCTTTCAGGAATTTATTTCTCGGCGTCAGAAGAAGAAGGATAGGGGCAGGGGCCCCAAAAACAAGTAATTTTTATGTATACAGACTTTTTTGGCTGGAATGTACGTGGCTTAAATATGGTCAGCCACCGTACTGGTTTTAAAAAATGGTTCAAGCAGCATAGACCATCTTTTGGATGTCTCTTGGAGACTCATGTACAGCGAAATAAGCAAAATAAGTTTGTTAACTCTCTTTTTCCCGGTTGGGGTTATGAAGCCAATTATGAATTCTCTGACCTTGGAAAGATTTGGATCCTCTGGCATCCCTCTATTCAAGTCACAATTATTCACAAATCTCTTCAGATGGTGACATGCCTCCTCAACCTTCCGGATTTTATAACTCCAATTATTGTTACATGTGTCTACGCCTCTACAGATGAAGCTATCAGGACAACTCTTTGGTTGGATATCGTTGATATCTCAAACTCCTCAGCCACTGATGGAAAAGCTTGGATGCTAATTGGTGATTTCAACCAAGTTCTAAAACCTGAAGAACACTCTCGCCCTCCTACTTTGAATGTGGATAGGAAGACTAGGGAGTTCCAGGAGTGCCTAGCCGATGCATCTCTCTCTGATCTCAGCTTCACTGGACCAACTTTTTCCTGGTGGAACAATCAAAAATCAAACCCCATCGGGAAAAAGCTGGACCGTATTTTGGTAAATGATCAGTGGCTTGTTCAGTTTCCTTCATCCCTGGGCATCTTTGGTCCTGTGGAATTCTCTGATCACGCCTCCATGTCTGTGATCCTCAAGACCCCTCAGCTGAAGCACCGTATGCCTTTCAGATTCTATAACTTCTTGCTCCTGGACGAAGAATTTCTGCCTATGGTCGCATGGTTCTGGTTTTCTACCAACGTTGTTGGGTCAGACAtgctgagagtctcaaagaaGCTTAAGACGCTAAAGAACCCTATCAGATCTTTCAACAAAGATAACTACTCAAACCTTGAGAAGCGTATAGAGGAAGCAAGGTCTGATCTTGGCAAAATCCAACTTGATCTTCTAAACTCTCCAACAGTTACCTTAGCTTCCCTGGAAGCTGAAGCTCAACGAAAACTAGGGATTCTTATTAAAGCAGAGCAAGTGTTTCTCTTCCAGAGAACAAATATTTCGTGGTTGCGGGATGGTGACTGTGGCTCTCATTACTTTCACAAGGTTATGGCTACACGTCGCTCGCAAAACCATATTCATATTCGCTACACGTGGCTCCTCTGGTGAACGGTTTGAGACTCGACAAGCGATCCATGATCACTGTCTCTCTCACTTCTCAGAGTTTCTCGGTATCCCTGGCTCTCCGCCATTGTTTGATCCCCAAGATTTATTTGTTCTGCTCGACTTCCAATGCTCTGAATCTCAGAAACTCAGGCTTCAGGAAGAGTTTACGACTGAGGACATCAAAGAGGCTTTCTTCAGCCTACCTAGAAATAAATCTTGCGGACCAGATGGCTACTCTTCTGAATTTTTCATAGGATGTTGGGCAATAATTGGACCGGAGGTTGTCTCAGCGGTAAAAGAGTTCTTCAGGGAAGGGAAGTTATTGAAGCAGTGGAACTCTACAACGCTGGTGCTTATCCCAAAGATCAGGAACGCCTCAAAGATAGGAGACTTTAGGCCGATATCCTGCCTCAATACACTTTACAAGGTTATTTCTCGGCTTCTTACTAGTCGTCTGAAGGAGGCATTACAGCAGGTTATCTCTCACGCGCAATCAGCATTTATGCCGGGTAGGCTCCTAGCAGAAAATGTCCTGCTAGCAACAGAACTTGTTCAAGGGTACAAAAAATCCAATATCTCTCCTCGTGCTATGCTCAAAGTCGATCTTCGCAAAGCTTTCGACACTGTAAGATGGGACTTTGTCATTGCCACACTCCAAGCTCTGGGCATGCCGGTAAAATTTGTAAACTGGATCTCAGAGTGCATCACAACAACATCTTTCACAATTTGCATAAATGGAGAGTCCGGTGGTTATTTCAAAAGCATGAGAGGATTGAGACAGGGAGACCCACTCTCTCCTTATCTCTTTGTCTTGGGCATGGAAGTGTTCTCTAGACTACTCAAATCTAGATATGATTCTGGCTACATCAGGTACCACCCCAATGCCGAACCAATAGACATCTCTCACCTGATGTTTGCGGACGATGTGATGGTCTTTTACGATGGCAGTAGCTCCTCACTTCATGGTATCTCAGAAACTCTTGATGACTTTGCTAGTTGGTctggtcttgaaataaatcagAGCAAGTCAGAGCTCTTCACTGCGGGGTTAGATCAGCAGGAAGCAAATACTACTATGAGATATGGTTTTCCTATGGGCTCCTTCCTAATCCGCTATTTAGGACTTCCATTAATGCACAGAAAGCTGAAAGTGTCGGAATATTCGTTGCTTCTTGATAAAATCTCGGGATCCTTCAATGCTTGGTCAGCAAGAAACCTCTCTTTTGCAGGAAGACTGGTTCTTATCAAGTCGGTTATCTCTGGCATTGTTGTCTTTTGGATAACAACATTCATCCTTCCTAAAGGCTGTATTTAAAAGATAGAGTCTCTCTGCTCCATATATCTCTGGTCTGGTCAGATTGAGGGCCCGGCCTTCGCCAAAGTATCATGGGCAACTTGTTGTCTTCCCAAAAGAGA is a genomic window containing:
- the LOC106320753 gene encoding uncharacterized protein LOC106320753, whose protein sequence is MSIESSSDSQTPKEDAPPLITTSASKLQDPPSEPTTRSGKNNTMDAVNSVKVILMTNPEEFQTCDGKEEGDVVPQPANNTNNQISGKQDQWTGLFKRTTKKLQKRGESFMLPSGESCVTIPNSVIEKNRKSWDSFIIGQFYSDPPSQGTIQKIVNGIWSKQFRDITVSKMEGFAFLLRIPNASTRAYVLKQCLWQIEGQTMFVAKWEPGVVPTKPELTSAPIWLELRDVPLQFFNEEALEHIASQVGDPKFLHPQTANKLNLEVAKVFTIIDPRVPLPEAVNARFESGEIRRIRVSSPWMPPVCSFCKEVGHPQKRCKKAPITCKICKSTGHLQADYTRAKGKTGAKHTDDNAPPKSPIHARKPPYAATHRNPPHLSLKKSKATFSKMELGGTSLPAGIRASASKGAHPPDLGSPETSPVESDSSDIDSPQSPLSADSGFQEFISRRQKKKDRGRGPKNNHRTGFKKWFKQHRPSFGCLLETHVQRNKQNKFVNSLFPGWGYEANYEFSDLGKIWILWHPSIQVTIIHKSLQMVTCLLNLPDFITPIIVTCVYASTDEAIRTTLWLDIVDISNSSATDGKAWMLIGDFNQVLKPEEHSRPPTLNVDRKTREFQECLADASLSDLSFTGPTFSWWNNQKSNPIGKKLDRILVNDQWLVQFPSSLGIFGPVEFSDHASMSVILKTPQLKHRMPFRFYNFLLLDEEFLPMVAWFWFSTNVVGSDMLRVSKKLKTLKNPIRSFNKDNYSNLEKRIEEARSDLGKIQLDLLNSPTVTLASLEAEAQRKLGILIKAEQVLWLHVARKTIFIFATRGSSGERFETRQAIHDHCLSHFSEFLGIPGSPPLFDPQDLFVLLDFQCSESQKLRLQEEFTTEDIKEAFFSLPRNKSCGPDGYSSEFFIGCWAIIGPEVVSAVKEFFREGKLLKQWNSTTLVLIPKIRNASKIGDFRPISCLNTLYKVISRLLTSRLKEALQQVISHAQSAFMPGRLLAENVLLATELVQGYKKSNISPRAMLKVDLRKAFDTVRWDFVIATLQALGMPVKFVNWISECITTTSFTICINGESGGYFKSMRGLRQGDPLSPYLFVLGMEVFSRLLKSRYDSGYIRYHPNAEPIDISHLMFADDVMVFYDGSSSSLHGISETLDDFASWSGLEINQSKSELFTAGLDQQEANTTMRYGFPMGSFLIRYLGLPLMHRKLKVSEYSLLLDKISGSFNAWSARNLSFAGRLIEGPAFAKVSWATCCLPKREGGLGLRRFETWNKTLCLRLIWLLFAEGGSLWVAWHKHHHLSRSNFWSLDEQAQDSWHWKSLLKLRLLARPFIICTIRNGATASFWFDQWTPLGPLIDTIGVNGPHALRVPLHATVSEATRDGLWLLPAPRSNVVVSLHAYLTTMNVPSHDQGSDLYSWTIEGLKLQHFSSSKTWSVIRERQPARPWFQAVWFNGTLLSMPSTCGSLFRTYYQLLLGWSSSDSTTSPRTLRSIAVQATIYHTWTERNNRVYRSQTLSASDLFWLVDRTIRNTISARKTRKEFKNLMVLWLI